A stretch of the Asticcacaulis sp. ZE23SCel15 genome encodes the following:
- a CDS encoding 3-deoxy-D-manno-octulosonic acid transferase — protein sequence MRSPKPFSLTAYQWLMSLFHTQAPFVLRRRLERGKEDPIRFRERLGRTDTPRPPGTLIWLHGVSVGESLSVLPVIERLKAERPDVRFLLTTSTTTSAEILAKRLAALGDVTHQYAPIDTPQAVAAFLDHWQPDLAIFIESDLWPNLIGALQKRGIKHALLSARITEKTYKGWMRLKDAITYTLSGFDLIMAQDKDSEARLKSLGDPVARHVAPQANLKTLGAPLEDDADAREALSAQIGARQVIVAASTHPTEETYISSALETIIKSPDKPLLIIVPRHPIRAEDIRLDLEALGFTVAQRTKGEAITPDTHIYLADTLGELGVFFRLADVVIMAGSFSIDIGGHNPLEAMRLSKAVIFGTELYNWRAVYDDVLELGAGSKANSRDELRLIVEQLLANPKAIETANTLARRLARKDGDTLPMVWRCLEPLLPPAPAQDEAA from the coding sequence ATGCGCAGTCCCAAACCGTTTTCCCTGACCGCGTATCAATGGTTGATGAGCCTGTTTCACACGCAGGCACCCTTTGTACTGCGCAGACGACTTGAGCGCGGTAAGGAAGACCCGATCAGGTTCCGGGAACGTCTGGGGCGCACGGACACCCCTCGCCCGCCCGGCACTCTGATATGGTTGCACGGCGTCAGCGTCGGCGAAAGTCTGTCGGTTCTGCCAGTGATCGAACGACTGAAAGCGGAGCGGCCCGATGTTCGGTTTTTGCTGACCACATCGACCACCACCTCAGCAGAGATTTTAGCCAAACGGCTGGCCGCTTTGGGCGACGTCACCCACCAATATGCGCCTATCGACACCCCGCAGGCGGTGGCCGCGTTTTTGGATCACTGGCAGCCGGACCTAGCCATCTTTATCGAAAGCGACCTGTGGCCCAACCTGATCGGGGCCTTGCAGAAACGCGGCATCAAACACGCCCTGTTGAGTGCGCGCATTACCGAAAAAACCTATAAGGGTTGGATGCGGCTAAAAGATGCTATCACCTACACCCTAAGCGGTTTCGACCTTATCATGGCGCAGGATAAAGACTCTGAGGCCCGCCTAAAAAGCTTGGGTGATCCGGTTGCCCGTCACGTCGCCCCGCAGGCCAATCTCAAGACATTAGGTGCACCACTGGAGGATGATGCCGACGCGCGTGAGGCTTTGAGCGCACAGATCGGTGCGCGGCAGGTTATCGTGGCCGCCAGCACCCACCCGACCGAAGAAACCTATATTTCCAGCGCCTTAGAGACGATAATTAAATCGCCGGACAAGCCGCTGCTGATCATCGTGCCGCGCCATCCGATCCGCGCCGAAGACATCCGGCTTGATCTGGAAGCGCTGGGGTTTACGGTCGCCCAGCGCACGAAGGGTGAGGCCATCACACCGGATACTCATATCTATCTGGCCGATACTCTGGGGGAGCTTGGGGTATTTTTCCGGCTGGCCGATGTGGTCATTATGGCCGGTAGTTTTTCCATCGACATCGGTGGCCATAACCCACTGGAGGCCATGCGCCTCTCGAAAGCCGTCATTTTCGGGACGGAGCTTTATAACTGGCGGGCTGTCTATGATGATGTGCTGGAACTTGGCGCAGGCTCGAAGGCGAACAGCCGCGATGAGTTGCGCCTGATCGTCGAGCAATTGCTGGCCAATCCCAAAGCCATTGAGACCGCCAACACGCTGGCGCGGCGGCTGGCGCGCAAAGACGGCGATACCCTGCCGATGGTCTGGCGCTGTCTGGAACCGCTGTTGCCACCCGCCCCCGCTCAGGATGAGGCTGCGTGA
- the lpxK gene encoding tetraacyldisaccharide 4'-kinase: protein MNLNTPKWWYTKNADGAPWWRPVLWPLSQLWIAAGRAKAKNATPYRSSLKVISVGNLTVGGSGKTPITREILRLLPNSTGLSKGYGGTLDGPINIDPVALTAAKVGDEAWMLAREFPFVISKDRAAGLRAIEITDAQICVVDDAHQNLTIAKDIKIVVVDGDTSNGAWPFGDGGVVPYGPMREPLNEGLARADIIVLWLPSEDVPVDPELLSLFKDKPVFIARLTAVMRPGRVVAFAAIAKPWKFQATLERLGCDIVDFKAYPDHAPMSEADLTALKARADEQSARLITTEKDWVKLPKSWKSIIDYLPIQARFDDENGLKASLLR from the coding sequence GTGAACCTGAATACACCGAAGTGGTGGTACACAAAAAACGCCGACGGTGCGCCGTGGTGGCGGCCAGTGCTATGGCCGCTGTCGCAATTATGGATCGCCGCCGGTCGTGCCAAGGCGAAAAATGCCACGCCCTATCGGTCATCACTCAAGGTTATTTCCGTCGGCAATCTGACGGTGGGCGGGTCAGGCAAGACGCCAATAACGCGGGAAATCCTGCGATTATTGCCAAACTCCACGGGCCTGTCTAAAGGCTACGGCGGCACGCTTGATGGCCCAATCAATATTGATCCTGTTGCTCTAACGGCGGCCAAAGTGGGTGACGAAGCGTGGATGCTGGCTCGCGAGTTTCCGTTTGTTATCTCCAAAGACCGTGCTGCTGGGCTGCGGGCGATAGAGATCACGGACGCCCAAATCTGCGTCGTTGACGATGCCCACCAGAACCTGACCATAGCCAAGGATATCAAGATCGTCGTGGTTGACGGCGATACCTCAAATGGCGCTTGGCCGTTTGGCGATGGCGGCGTGGTGCCTTACGGGCCAATGCGTGAGCCACTGAATGAGGGGCTTGCGCGGGCCGATATTATCGTCCTGTGGCTGCCGTCTGAGGATGTGCCGGTTGACCCTGAATTACTCAGCCTATTCAAAGATAAACCGGTCTTTATCGCCCGCCTGACGGCGGTTATGAGGCCCGGCCGCGTGGTGGCCTTTGCCGCCATTGCCAAACCGTGGAAGTTTCAAGCAACGCTGGAAAGGTTAGGCTGCGATATAGTTGATTTCAAAGCTTATCCCGATCATGCGCCCATGTCTGAGGCCGATCTGACCGCTCTGAAAGCTAGGGCCGATGAACAGTCGGCGCGCCTGATCACCACCGAAAAAGATTGGGTCAAGCTGCCCAAATCTTGGAAATCAATTATTGATTATTTGCCCATTCAGGCGCGCTTCGATGATGAAAACGGGCTTAAGGCCTCGCTATTACGATAA
- the purD gene encoding phosphoribosylamine--glycine ligase, which produces MNILLIGSGGREHALAWKIAQSPLLTRLVIAPGNPGMASLGECVAIKVTEVDKLVALAQSMNADLVVVGPESSLAEGIADALMKVGIPCFGPTQTAAQLESSKAFTKDFCKRHDIPTAAYETFEDIDAAKAYLKTLPAPYIIKADGLAAGKGVAISPDLPDAYAELEAMMSGRFGASGARVVIEEFMTGEEASIFALCDGETALLFGWAQDHKRAYDGDTGPNTGGMGTYSPAPIVTSALLDITQRDILDLTMAGMKAEGNPYKGVLYAGLMVEGGNPRLVEYNARFGDPECQVLMLRLKSDIVPYLLAAAKGGLKDLPAPEWHEEAAVCVVYAAKGYPDSPIGGSIIKGAEQDFGDGVSVFHAGTSRAEDGSLLAAGGRVLNVCARGATIKEARDAAYEAVSKIQWPGGFYRSDIGWRALS; this is translated from the coding sequence ATGAATATTCTGCTGATCGGCTCGGGCGGCCGCGAACACGCCCTCGCATGGAAAATCGCTCAGAGCCCACTGTTGACACGGTTGGTGATCGCGCCCGGCAATCCCGGTATGGCGTCATTGGGCGAATGCGTAGCCATCAAGGTCACCGAAGTCGATAAGCTGGTGGCCTTGGCGCAATCGATGAACGCTGATCTGGTGGTGGTCGGCCCTGAAAGTTCTTTGGCCGAAGGCATCGCTGATGCGCTGATGAAGGTCGGCATACCGTGCTTTGGGCCGACGCAAACGGCGGCGCAGTTAGAATCGTCAAAAGCCTTCACCAAGGATTTTTGTAAGCGCCATGACATCCCCACCGCGGCCTATGAAACCTTTGAAGATATCGACGCCGCGAAAGCCTATCTGAAGACCTTACCCGCGCCCTATATCATCAAGGCTGATGGTCTGGCGGCGGGTAAGGGCGTGGCCATTTCACCTGATTTGCCGGATGCCTATGCCGAGCTGGAGGCCATGATGTCGGGCCGCTTTGGCGCGTCGGGGGCGCGGGTGGTGATCGAAGAATTTATGACCGGCGAAGAAGCGTCGATCTTTGCGCTCTGTGACGGCGAAACCGCGCTGCTGTTCGGCTGGGCGCAGGATCATAAGCGGGCGTATGATGGCGATACCGGCCCAAATACCGGCGGCATGGGCACCTATAGCCCCGCGCCGATTGTGACATCCGCGTTACTCGATATCACCCAGCGCGACATCCTTGATCTGACCATGGCGGGCATGAAGGCCGAGGGTAATCCGTATAAGGGCGTGCTCTATGCCGGTCTGATGGTGGAGGGCGGTAATCCGCGTCTTGTCGAATATAATGCCCGCTTTGGCGACCCGGAATGCCAGGTGCTGATGCTGCGCCTCAAAAGCGATATCGTGCCGTATCTGCTGGCGGCGGCCAAGGGCGGGCTGAAAGATTTGCCCGCGCCGGAATGGCATGAAGAGGCGGCGGTCTGCGTGGTCTATGCCGCCAAGGGCTATCCCGACAGCCCGATCGGCGGTTCGATCATCAAGGGCGCTGAGCAGGACTTTGGTGACGGCGTCAGCGTATTCCATGCCGGGACTTCACGGGCGGAGGATGGCTCATTGCTGGCCGCGGGCGGGCGGGTGCTCAATGTCTGCGCGCGTGGGGCGACGATCAAAGAGGCGCGTGATGCCGCATATGAGGCAGTGTCGAAAATCCAGTGGCCGGGCGGGTTTTATCGCTCAGATATTGGCTGGCGGGCTTTATCGTAA
- a CDS encoding DUF2200 domain-containing protein, whose translation MTKHRIYTMSFASVYPHYVTKAERKGRTAAEVDELICWLTGYDQDQLKRHLERGTNFEDFFAQAPHLNPARSLITGVICGVRIEAIEDPLMREIRYLDKIIDELAKGRAMAKLCAADLVISNAPCNNQTNKIGRFP comes from the coding sequence ATGACGAAACACCGCATCTACACCATGAGCTTTGCCAGCGTGTACCCCCACTATGTGACCAAGGCCGAACGGAAAGGCCGCACCGCAGCCGAAGTCGATGAGCTTATCTGCTGGTTGACAGGTTATGATCAGGACCAATTGAAGCGTCATCTGGAACGTGGGACAAATTTCGAGGATTTTTTCGCGCAGGCCCCGCACCTTAATCCGGCGCGCAGCCTGATTACCGGTGTCATCTGCGGTGTACGCATCGAAGCGATCGAAGACCCGCTCATGCGCGAAATCCGTTATCTCGATAAAATCATTGATGAACTGGCTAAGGGTAGGGCCATGGCAAAATTATGCGCGGCTGATCTGGTCATTTCAAACGCACCCTGCAATAATCAGACAAATAAAATAGGGAGATTTCCATGA
- a CDS encoding glycoside hydrolase family 27 protein → MTINRRALIGSASAATVVATSGISFAAQPVLAPTPPMGWNSWNSFATTITEAQAVENAHIMADKLLPSGYDVFTVDIQWYEPNADGYNYRKDAPLTMDGNGRLLPAPNRFPSSENGKGFKPLSDQVHKMGLKFGVHIMRGIPRQAVVQNVPILGTTVRAQDIANTNSTCTWNGDMYGVDMTKPGAQAYYNSVFKLFADWGVDFVKMDDMSRPYGDNWREIEAAHKAIAASGRPMILSLSPGETDLNWAHHVPKYAQMWRISDDFWDDWKLLRDQFQRLENWNPYRTPGAWPDADMLPLGLLAMGQRKTKFTPDEQQTLMTLWSIARSPLIMGGDLRSMDQATLDLLTNPEVIAVNQKSSNNRVLFKRDGQIGWIADAPKGRYLALFNISDQPQAVSEIFKLIGLKNKVKVRDIWARKDLGVMDTALKTELRPHASAFYHLTSA, encoded by the coding sequence ATGACTATAAACCGCCGCGCCCTGATCGGCAGCGCCTCTGCCGCCACAGTCGTCGCCACATCCGGTATCAGCTTTGCCGCACAGCCGGTACTGGCCCCGACTCCGCCGATGGGCTGGAATAGCTGGAACTCGTTCGCCACCACCATCACCGAAGCTCAGGCCGTGGAAAACGCCCACATCATGGCCGATAAGCTGCTGCCGTCCGGTTACGATGTCTTTACCGTCGATATCCAGTGGTACGAACCCAATGCCGACGGTTATAATTACCGCAAAGATGCCCCCCTGACCATGGACGGCAATGGCCGCCTCCTGCCCGCGCCCAATCGTTTCCCGTCATCAGAAAATGGCAAAGGTTTCAAACCATTGTCTGATCAGGTTCATAAAATGGGTCTGAAATTCGGCGTCCATATCATGCGTGGCATCCCGCGTCAGGCGGTGGTGCAGAACGTCCCCATTTTAGGCACCACAGTCCGCGCCCAGGACATCGCCAACACCAATTCCACCTGCACCTGGAACGGCGACATGTACGGCGTCGATATGACCAAGCCGGGCGCGCAAGCCTATTACAATTCGGTCTTTAAGCTGTTTGCCGACTGGGGCGTCGATTTCGTCAAGATGGACGATATGTCCCGTCCCTATGGTGACAACTGGCGCGAGATCGAGGCCGCCCATAAGGCCATTGCCGCGTCGGGCCGCCCGATGATTTTAAGCCTGTCGCCCGGTGAGACCGATCTGAACTGGGCCCATCATGTGCCAAAATATGCCCAGATGTGGCGGATTTCCGATGACTTTTGGGACGACTGGAAACTGCTGCGCGATCAGTTCCAGAGATTAGAAAACTGGAACCCGTACCGTACGCCCGGAGCCTGGCCCGATGCCGACATGTTGCCGCTGGGGCTGCTGGCCATGGGGCAGCGCAAGACCAAGTTCACACCCGATGAGCAGCAAACGCTGATGACCCTGTGGTCGATTGCGCGCTCGCCGCTAATTATGGGCGGCGATCTGCGTTCTATGGATCAGGCGACGCTTGACCTTTTGACCAATCCAGAAGTCATCGCCGTCAATCAAAAAAGCTCAAACAACCGGGTGCTGTTTAAACGCGACGGCCAGATCGGCTGGATCGCCGATGCTCCAAAGGGCCGCTATCTGGCCCTGTTCAACATTTCCGACCAGCCTCAAGCCGTCAGTGAGATTTTCAAGCTTATAGGCCTGAAAAACAAAGTGAAGGTACGCGATATCTGGGCCCGCAAAGACCTTGGGGTTATGGACACGGCGCTGAAAACCGAACTGCGCCCCCACGCCAGCGCCTTTTACCACCTGACCTCCGCATAA
- a CDS encoding pseudouridine synthase produces MALSKIYDGDEPVRVNKWLAQSGVCSRREADSLIERGQILVDGVRVTDAGRKIEKGQTVSIDDEGKDALDSRITILYHKPIGIVSGTPEPGEIPAVRMIRRANVYGPAEVFPDHHSKLAPVGRLDKDSRGLLIMSEDGVLAKAIIGPESDLEKEYHVRVRGPLFEEKLKWLRHGLTLDGRKLKPAIVTQTGEQSLSFILKEGRNRQIRRMCEMVELRVIDLYRDRIGPLHMGDLPEGQWRHMTPDERAALISQS; encoded by the coding sequence ATGGCTTTAAGCAAGATTTATGACGGTGATGAGCCCGTGCGCGTCAACAAATGGCTGGCGCAATCGGGCGTGTGTTCGCGGCGTGAAGCCGATAGTTTGATCGAACGCGGTCAGATTCTGGTCGATGGTGTGCGTGTCACCGATGCGGGCCGTAAGATCGAAAAGGGTCAGACGGTCTCGATCGACGACGAGGGTAAGGACGCCCTCGATAGCCGGATAACAATCCTGTATCACAAACCGATCGGCATCGTCTCCGGCACACCGGAGCCGGGTGAGATCCCGGCGGTGCGTATGATCCGTCGCGCCAATGTCTATGGTCCGGCGGAGGTGTTTCCGGATCACCATTCCAAGCTGGCCCCCGTCGGGCGGCTGGATAAGGATTCGCGCGGGCTTCTGATCATGTCCGAAGACGGCGTGCTGGCCAAAGCCATTATCGGCCCGGAAAGCGACCTTGAGAAAGAGTACCACGTTCGGGTGCGTGGGCCTTTGTTTGAGGAAAAACTGAAATGGCTGCGGCATGGCCTGACCCTGGATGGGCGCAAGCTTAAGCCCGCCATCGTCACCCAGACCGGCGAGCAATCCTTAAGCTTTATCTTAAAAGAAGGCCGTAACCGTCAGATCCGGCGGATGTGTGAGATGGTCGAACTGCGGGTCATTGACCTTTACCGCGACCGGATTGGGCCGCTGCACATGGGCGACCTGCCCGAAGGCCAGTGGCGCCACATGACACCGGACGAACGAGCCGCGCTGATCAGCCAGTCCTGA
- a CDS encoding host attachment protein, giving the protein MPDFQPAARKATVSWVLAASGKSATIYCRENDATEVPTTAQPNRPGTIEPRQSLKAVDGLSWQAQDADKVYDVDPDKLGRVFQSNSSQRSMSEPHIDARQEVKLDLMKTAAEAINAAYLSGRFERLTVIAPAKLLGELRKLFSKGVQLAIEAEISKDLTAESKPQLAAHLETLV; this is encoded by the coding sequence ATGCCTGATTTTCAACCGGCGGCGCGCAAAGCCACCGTGTCATGGGTTCTGGCGGCCAGCGGAAAATCCGCCACCATCTATTGCCGCGAAAACGATGCTACCGAAGTACCCACCACCGCCCAGCCCAACCGTCCCGGCACTATTGAGCCGCGTCAGAGCCTGAAAGCCGTGGATGGCCTGTCCTGGCAGGCGCAGGACGCCGATAAGGTCTATGATGTCGATCCGGACAAGCTGGGGCGCGTATTCCAGAGCAATTCGTCACAGCGCAGCATGTCTGAACCGCACATCGATGCCCGTCAGGAGGTCAAGCTCGACCTGATGAAAACGGCGGCTGAGGCTATCAACGCCGCCTACCTTTCCGGTAGGTTCGAGCGTCTGACGGTGATTGCCCCCGCCAAGTTGCTGGGCGAACTGCGCAAATTATTCAGTAAGGGCGTGCAGTTGGCTATTGAGGCCGAAATCTCCAAGGATCTGACGGCAGAAAGCAAGCCGCAATTGGCAGCGCACCTTGAGACCCTGGTTTAA
- a CDS encoding acyltransferase family protein, whose amino-acid sequence MTDISQTAEAGRYGALDAVRAGALMLGVALHATMAYTDPPFWIVQDAQRDNGFWIGFFVIHIFRMSLFFMLAGFFARLVFHKYGVKGFVANRAKRIALPLIIFWLPVIAAIITLAVMTSMKFAAAGSVAPPAPPPPTLATFPLTHLWFLYMLLLLYVGMLALRGVVVLVDRNGALRDGMGKLLGWGVKTGVAIPVLALPLVLVTAQATDWMRWIGIPTPDTGFVPNVMALTGFGVAFVFGWGLHRRADLLATLAQQWMSNLLAAVIFTTYCLWDMDATASFDKVAGRDHLMYAASYGLAIWTWSFGLIGLAMKTLSKPSQVWRFLSNSSYWVYIVHLPLVLWFQYLLMDQNWPAGAKFAAVVAGTLVVGWVSYRFGVRHTIIGTLLNGRKCAPHKLKQAAAYATN is encoded by the coding sequence ATGACAGATATATCGCAAACGGCAGAGGCGGGGCGGTACGGCGCCCTTGATGCCGTCAGGGCCGGGGCATTGATGCTGGGGGTGGCCCTGCACGCCACCATGGCCTACACCGACCCGCCGTTCTGGATCGTGCAGGATGCACAGCGCGATAACGGTTTCTGGATCGGGTTTTTTGTGATCCATATTTTCCGCATGAGCCTGTTTTTCATGCTGGCCGGGTTTTTTGCGCGACTGGTGTTTCATAAATATGGGGTGAAAGGCTTTGTGGCTAACCGCGCCAAGCGCATTGCCTTGCCGCTGATCATCTTCTGGCTGCCGGTGATTGCGGCCATCATTACGCTCGCGGTTATGACATCGATGAAGTTCGCGGCCGCCGGAAGTGTGGCACCACCTGCGCCACCACCGCCGACCTTGGCGACCTTTCCGCTGACCCACCTGTGGTTCCTCTATATGCTGCTGCTGCTCTATGTCGGGATGCTGGCCTTGCGCGGGGTTGTGGTGCTGGTTGACCGTAATGGGGCATTGCGCGACGGCATGGGCAAGCTATTGGGTTGGGGTGTTAAAACCGGCGTGGCTATTCCCGTGCTGGCCTTGCCATTAGTACTGGTGACGGCGCAGGCGACCGACTGGATGCGCTGGATAGGCATACCAACGCCCGATACCGGCTTTGTGCCCAATGTCATGGCCCTGACCGGTTTTGGGGTGGCATTTGTCTTTGGCTGGGGCCTGCATCGCCGGGCAGACCTGTTGGCGACACTGGCGCAGCAATGGATGTCGAACCTGCTGGCGGCGGTTATTTTCACGACCTATTGCCTGTGGGACATGGATGCGACGGCAAGCTTTGATAAGGTCGCAGGGCGTGATCATCTGATGTATGCCGCAAGCTATGGTCTGGCGATCTGGACCTGGAGTTTTGGCCTGATCGGGCTGGCGATGAAAACCCTCTCAAAGCCCAGTCAGGTCTGGCGCTTTTTATCAAACTCGTCCTATTGGGTATATATTGTCCACCTGCCGCTGGTGCTGTGGTTTCAGTACCTGCTGATGGATCAGAACTGGCCGGCGGGCGCGAAATTTGCCGCCGTAGTGGCGGGGACCCTGGTCGTCGGGTGGGTCAGCTACCGTTTCGGGGTCAGGCACACGATTATAGGTACGTTACTGAACGGCCGCAAATGCGCGCCCCATAAACTGAAACAGGCCGCCGCCTATGCCACGAACTAA
- a CDS encoding beta-galactosidase — translation MKASAAISAMVWALAGGAFAETLTLDASTPPPAPVEGTLKMGAGRAPDGTVISVNNQYLMIGGKPVVPVMGEFHYSRFPRAYWEEQLLKMKSAGVNVIATYVIWQHHEEQAGQSDWDGDLDLRAFIELCHKHGLYAYLRPGPWVHAEVRFGGIPDWVVDSVPTRSNDPTYLSYVEAFYGKVAEQSKGLLWKDGGPVIGVQLENEYNRNGYLQGRDHISKLKEIALKVGLDVPLYSVTGWDNAVFPRGEVIPVFGSYVDEPWSASATILPPKSSYMFQFGVRNEKGLGAQGSTSTQDDGGRDTDITPFFGAEYGGGVPTMYRRRPIIKPDDISKMTLTKIGSGVNLMGYYMFQGGQNPPGSPTREETVATGGYNDMAKLGYDFQAPLGQYGQAHPVLNQLKPIHYFLEAFGDRVAPTHTYAPLTQPTGSDDLKTLRWSFRGNGQSGFVFVNNYIRQYDMAAHKDVRFEVKLAGKTITLPSQGVDIDNGDNFMWPVNFDLSGVNLVWATAQPITKITDGEGDLYIFASSGDIAPEFAFGSEVTVKGGKLKDGLRIVTAKAGTGAVIKAAANGKTARLMLLTPEQAKHLTKVDLGGRDHVVLSDAHVFGNDQGGFDLRQTGKADFNFSIYPTRDKAPNGNVALKTGKKDGIFTVYQAKLPAKTLTAELTPLRPAQKAPPLKTYGPRNTPVVPEPESFAASAAWTITVPSDALSGVADAYLDIAYQGDVARLFSGARLIDDEFYNGLTWRIGLKRYAGIIDKPLTLTIMPMREDSKVYLDASARPEFTDGQVAKVTSVTLTPEYGLTIRP, via the coding sequence ATGAAGGCATCCGCAGCGATCAGTGCGATGGTTTGGGCTTTAGCGGGGGGCGCATTTGCGGAAACCCTGACGCTGGACGCCAGCACACCACCCCCGGCACCGGTCGAGGGCACGCTGAAGATGGGCGCCGGTCGCGCGCCTGATGGCACCGTCATTTCCGTCAATAATCAGTACCTGATGATCGGCGGCAAACCGGTCGTGCCGGTGATGGGCGAATTTCACTACAGCCGCTTTCCGCGCGCCTATTGGGAAGAACAACTCCTGAAAATGAAGTCGGCGGGCGTCAATGTCATCGCCACCTATGTCATCTGGCAGCATCACGAAGAACAGGCCGGGCAGTCCGACTGGGACGGTGATCTCGATCTGCGCGCCTTTATAGAACTGTGCCACAAGCACGGCCTTTATGCGTATCTGCGGCCCGGCCCGTGGGTGCATGCCGAGGTGCGCTTTGGCGGCATCCCTGACTGGGTAGTCGATTCCGTGCCGACGCGCTCCAACGATCCGACCTATTTGTCCTATGTCGAAGCGTTTTACGGTAAGGTAGCGGAACAGTCCAAGGGCCTGCTGTGGAAGGACGGCGGTCCGGTCATCGGCGTGCAGTTGGAAAACGAGTATAACCGCAACGGCTACCTTCAGGGCCGCGACCATATCTCAAAGCTCAAAGAGATTGCGTTGAAGGTCGGGCTCGACGTGCCGCTCTATTCGGTGACGGGCTGGGACAATGCGGTCTTCCCGCGCGGCGAAGTCATTCCGGTGTTTGGCTCCTATGTCGATGAGCCGTGGTCGGCGTCGGCAACGATCCTGCCGCCCAAATCGAGCTATATGTTCCAGTTTGGCGTGCGCAACGAAAAGGGGCTGGGGGCGCAGGGCTCAACCTCGACGCAAGATGATGGCGGGCGCGACACCGACATCACGCCGTTTTTCGGGGCGGAATATGGCGGCGGGGTGCCGACCATGTACCGCAGACGGCCGATTATTAAGCCTGATGATATCTCGAAAATGACCCTGACCAAGATCGGGTCGGGCGTGAACCTGATGGGTTATTATATGTTCCAGGGCGGTCAGAACCCGCCGGGATCACCGACCCGCGAAGAAACCGTGGCCACCGGCGGTTATAACGACATGGCCAAGCTCGGTTACGATTTTCAGGCTCCGCTGGGCCAATATGGTCAGGCCCATCCGGTGCTTAATCAGCTCAAGCCGATCCACTATTTTCTTGAGGCGTTTGGCGATCGGGTGGCACCCACGCACACCTATGCACCGTTGACGCAGCCTACGGGTTCGGATGATCTGAAAACCCTGCGCTGGTCGTTCCGGGGGAATGGTCAGTCGGGCTTTGTGTTCGTCAACAACTATATCCGCCAGTACGATATGGCCGCCCACAAAGACGTGCGCTTTGAGGTTAAACTCGCCGGTAAGACGATCACCTTGCCATCTCAGGGCGTAGATATCGACAATGGCGACAACTTCATGTGGCCTGTCAATTTCGACCTGTCGGGGGTTAATCTGGTGTGGGCCACGGCCCAGCCGATCACGAAAATCACGGACGGTGAGGGTGACCTCTATATTTTTGCCAGCAGCGGCGATATCGCACCCGAATTTGCCTTTGGGTCTGAGGTGACGGTCAAGGGCGGCAAACTGAAAGACGGCCTTCGCATTGTTACGGCCAAAGCCGGTACGGGGGCTGTGATCAAGGCCGCAGCAAACGGGAAGACCGCACGCCTCATGCTTCTGACGCCTGAGCAGGCCAAACACCTGACCAAGGTTGATCTGGGGGGCAGAGATCATGTGGTGTTAAGCGACGCCCATGTGTTTGGTAATGATCAGGGCGGGTTTGACCTGCGCCAGACGGGTAAGGCTGATTTCAATTTCAGCATTTATCCGACGCGCGATAAGGCCCCGAACGGCAATGTGGCGCTGAAAACCGGCAAAAAAGACGGCATTTTCACAGTTTATCAGGCCAAGCTGCCCGCCAAAACCCTGACGGCCGAACTGACGCCGCTCAGGCCCGCCCAGAAAGCGCCGCCGCTTAAAACCTACGGCCCGCGCAACACGCCGGTAGTGCCGGAACCGGAAAGCTTTGCCGCGTCTGCCGCATGGACGATCACAGTGCCATCTGATGCCCTGAGCGGGGTGGCTGATGCGTACCTCGATATTGCCTACCAAGGCGATGTGGCCCGGCTGTTTTCAGGGGCACGTCTGATTGACGATGAGTTCTATAACGGCCTGACCTGGCGGATCGGCCTGAAACGTTATGCGGGGATTATCGATAAGCCGCTGACCCTGACCATCATGCCGATGCGCGAAGATTCGAAGGTTTACCTTGATGCCAGCGCCAGACCTGAGTTCACAGATGGGCAGGTGGCTAAGGTCACATCCGTGACGCTGACGCCGGAATATGGCCTGACTATAAGGCCATAA